A stretch of DNA from Leptolyngbya subtilissima AS-A7:
TGCGTCACATGCTTTAGGCAGCCTCGCTGGGATAGACCGCACCATCAAAATTCTTTATTCCCTAGGCTACGCCGACCCTAACGACTGAAGCGATCTCATTCCCGTATCCAACAGTGAAGTTGTTGGCCCAGGTAAATCTGAGGAGCATACACATTCCCATCCGTGGATGGTCATTTTGACCAAAACCGTACTCATCGAGTAAGCGACTAAAACGATCGAGTCTCTGCTGCTGTCTCCTAACCCTAGGCGATCGCAGCGGGACTCGCTGTGTTTAGCTTCAAGCCAACAGGCGAGTTACCGCCGCATTGTATTCCTGATAAGACTTGATTCCTGTTAGGGTCTCCAGCCGCTCGCCATCTCTAAAGAACATCACCGCCGGTATGCCCTTGAGCTCAAATCGCTTGGTGATCTGCCGATTAGCATCAAAGTCGATCTTTCTCACCGTGACCGAATCACTGTAGGCCTCGGCTAGTTTATCGATCGATGGCGTCACCTGTTTGCAAGAGCCACACCAAGACGCCATACAATCGACCACCAGCAAGGGTTCACTGGCCAACAGCGCATCGAGTTCAGCCTCGTCGCGAATTAGTTTGGCGGCACCCGTGTCTTCTTCGCCCAGCTGGGTCAGAGCGTTGGCTACCTCCGCAGACGACAGGTTGGCATTAATGGTGGCGAGCTGCGATCGCTGCTGATAGTACTCAATCAGCGGCTCTAACGACTGCTGATAGGTCTCTAACCGGTCTCGGATGGTGGAAATTGGCGGCTTTTCGCTGCTTTCGTTTAAGAGTCGGATGATCAAAAACTCAGTTGTCGCTTTGAGATAAGCCGCCGTCGCTGGTGGCTGCCCTACCGCTGCCCACCACTCATCAAACGCCTGGACCTGAGCCAGCGATCGCGGGAATCCCTCCAAAACCCAGCCTTTGAGCATAGTATCGGGCTGCTCAAACCGCTTGCGGATCAGCTTCATGGCCAGAGCATCGGGAATCAGCTCGCCCGCATCTACGTAGGGACGAGCCTCTACACCAATCGCAGTCTCTGCGGCGATCGCCCCGCGAACCAGTTCCCCCATAGCCACATGGGGAACTTGCCAGCGTTCAGCTAGCGCAGCCGCTTGCGCCTTTAGCCCTACGCCAGGAAGGCCCAGTAGGATAAATTGCTTAGTTTTCATAGAATGGCAATATCCTTCTTCCGCTGTTCATCCCTACATTCATCATCTATGTCAAAGGGCTAAAACCTGAGTTTTTTAACCTCATTTAACGGCAGGCCAAGAATAACCATTGGGCTAATTTAGGCTTCGAGTAACAGTGATGAGTACACCCTTGATCTGATTCGCCCCGTCTCCATGCCGTCATCTCCACCTCGCATTTACTGCCTCCCCGCTACCGACGCTCCAGTGGTAGCGGTATTTCGACGTGGACCTAGTCAGTGGGCTCACGTCGGTCGCTGGGATTTGGCTCAGAACTGCTACGAGCCAGGGGGCTGGTTACGGGGCCGCATTTTTCCCCGGCGCTCAGACATTTCCCCCGATGGGCGCTGGCTGTGCTACTTTGCTCACAACCCCAAAGCTCGCTGGGAATATGGAGACGCCTATGTCGCCGTATCCAAGCTGCCCTGGCTGACGGCCCTCCATGCCTTCGCCACCTGCGGCACCTGGACTCGGGGTTACTACTTCACGACGGGTGGCAGCCGCGAAGACTCAAAAGCTACCACTCTGCCTATTCCCTATGATCTCACGTTCATTCCGGTTGAGCAGTTCGCTAACGAACGGCGGCGGGGCTGGCTAGAAGCCCGCAATTCACCACCTCGTAGTGTCGGTGGCCCCTGGGATGAAAACCGCAATGCTCGCTTGCAAAAACCACAGCCGGGAGGCCCCTACTTGCTGCGGCTAGAAAGCCTGGGCCGGGCCGGCGGCGAATTTGGGGTTGGCCAGGCGATAGACGGCCTGCGAGTAGTCTATGCCCTTGAATCGGAGCAAGACATCAAGATTCTAAATGATGTGCAATGGGCTGACTGGACTGCCCAAGGACAACTGCCGGTAGCTACTCGCAGTGGCAAACTGCAAGTTCGCGAGTTGCAGAAGCATTCCTTTAAGGTCGCTTTTGAGGCCGATCTATCTGCATTGCAGCCAGAGCCGATGGAGGCTCCTGATTGGGCTCAGCGATGGTAATAGAAAAAACAGGTGAGCCACAAACTGCCCAAACTAGGCGATAGATAGCCTACAACCAACAGTTTTCTCCTAAAAGTCTTCCCCTAACCGGCAAGCGTTGGGTTTCTAGTCGTCCCCGCCCTTCTTCTTGCCTTGCCCATTAGACGAATTCTCTTTTCTATCTTCATCAACGACTGGCAGGGTTGTAGCAGAGTTGACCTGAGGCGAATCGGGCAGTGGAGAGAGTTGGGTTGGAGAAACTGGAGCCGTTGTAGCCGAGCTAGGTGGAGATGCAGGTGGGGCTTGCAAAGAACGCTGCACCACGATTGGAATAGCAGTAGTACCAACTAAAGCGACGGTACCAACCAACCCTTTAAGCAGCAGTGACTTCAAGTTGTTCGTTTCGGGGGCAGAGTCAGAGTTACTCATAAATTTAGTAATCGTTCGTTTTAAAGACTCTTTAGGGCGATGTGTCTTGTCAGTAGAATACCCTGCATCGCTTGATTGGTTGACTCTCTGTGGTCACTTTTGGTTCCGTCTGCTCAGTTCTATGAAGGCGCGATCGCGCAAGACTTTGCCAACGTAAATTTTTGAAGAATATACAGAAAAAACCTTAGCCCGTGGCCAAGTAGCTAGATCACACAACTCATGCGAAATGGGTCAACGGTAAGCTCTATTCAGACGCCTTACCGTCTCGTCGGCCTAGCTCGTATACGCCGCAGCCGATCGCAGACAGCACCCCCAAACTGACGGCCCAACTGCCGCC
This window harbors:
- a CDS encoding nucleoside monophosphate kinase, encoding MKTKQFILLGLPGVGLKAQAAALAERWQVPHVAMGELVRGAIAAETAIGVEARPYVDAGELIPDALAMKLIRKRFEQPDTMLKGWVLEGFPRSLAQVQAFDEWWAAVGQPPATAAYLKATTEFLIIRLLNESSEKPPISTIRDRLETYQQSLEPLIEYYQQRSQLATINANLSSAEVANALTQLGEEDTGAAKLIRDEAELDALLASEPLLVVDCMASWCGSCKQVTPSIDKLAEAYSDSVTVRKIDFDANRQITKRFELKGIPAVMFFRDGERLETLTGIKSYQEYNAAVTRLLA